One region of Rhodocaloribacter litoris genomic DNA includes:
- a CDS encoding inositol-3-phosphate synthase — protein sequence MRVSTIAPPEGKLLVLLPGMGAVATTFIAGVEAVRRGMAKPIGSLTQMQTIRLGKRSENRNPLIRDFVPLAPLEDLAFAGWDVYPDDAYEAAVRAQVLDPRHLEPMADFLRSIKPMPAAFEKAYAKKLDGSNVKQAANKYELARMLRDDIRRQLDETGATRAVMVWCGSTEVYLRPAACHQSIEAFEEGMRNNDPAIAPSQLYAYAAIMEGVPYANGAPNLSADVPALEQLALERGVPIAGKDFKTGQTLMKTILAPGFKARMLGIQGWFSTNILGNRDGEVLDDPENFRSKEVTKSGVLDTILQPDLYPDLYKDLYHKVRINYYPPRGDAKEGWDNIDIFGWLGYPMQIKVDFLCRDSILAAPIVLDLALFLDLAGRAGKKGIQEWLSFYFKSPHVEEGHVQEHDLFIQHFRLKNTLRVMGGEEPVTHLSENYEYEQYDH from the coding sequence ATGCGTGTTTCGACCATAGCGCCCCCTGAGGGCAAGCTGCTCGTGCTGTTGCCCGGTATGGGCGCCGTTGCCACCACCTTCATCGCCGGCGTCGAGGCCGTGCGGCGGGGGATGGCCAAGCCCATCGGCTCGCTCACCCAGATGCAGACGATCCGCCTGGGCAAGCGCTCCGAGAACCGCAACCCGCTCATCCGCGACTTCGTGCCGCTGGCGCCGCTGGAGGACCTGGCCTTCGCCGGATGGGACGTCTACCCGGATGACGCCTACGAGGCCGCCGTCCGGGCGCAGGTCCTCGACCCCCGCCACCTCGAGCCGATGGCCGACTTCCTCCGGAGCATCAAGCCCATGCCGGCCGCCTTCGAGAAGGCGTATGCGAAGAAACTCGACGGCTCGAACGTCAAGCAGGCGGCCAACAAGTACGAACTGGCCCGGATGCTGCGCGACGACATCCGCCGCCAGCTCGACGAGACCGGGGCGACCCGCGCGGTGATGGTCTGGTGCGGCTCCACCGAGGTCTATCTTCGCCCGGCAGCCTGCCACCAGAGCATCGAGGCCTTCGAGGAAGGCATGCGCAACAACGACCCGGCCATCGCGCCCTCGCAACTCTACGCCTATGCCGCCATCATGGAGGGCGTCCCGTACGCCAACGGCGCGCCCAACCTCTCGGCGGACGTGCCCGCGCTCGAACAGCTGGCCCTTGAACGCGGTGTGCCCATCGCCGGCAAGGACTTCAAGACGGGCCAGACCCTCATGAAAACCATCCTGGCCCCCGGCTTCAAGGCCCGCATGCTCGGCATCCAGGGCTGGTTCTCCACCAACATCCTGGGCAACCGCGACGGCGAGGTGCTCGACGACCCGGAAAACTTCCGCTCGAAGGAGGTCACCAAGTCGGGTGTGCTCGACACCATCCTCCAGCCCGACCTGTACCCGGACCTCTACAAGGACCTCTACCACAAGGTCCGCATCAACTACTACCCGCCGCGCGGCGACGCCAAGGAGGGCTGGGACAACATCGACATCTTCGGATGGCTCGGCTATCCGATGCAGATCAAGGTGGACTTCCTCTGCCGGGATTCCATCCTGGCCGCTCCCATCGTCCTCGACCTGGCCCTTTTCCTCGACCTGGCCGGCCGGGCCGGCAAGAAGGGCATCCAGGAATGGCTCTCGTTCTACTTCAAAAGCCCGCACGTCGAGGAGGGGCACGTGCAGGAGCATGACCTGTTCATCCAGCACTTCCGGCTGAAGAACACCCTCCGGGTCATGGGCGGCGAAGAGCCCGTCACGCACCTTTCCGAAAACTACGAATACGAGCAGTACGACCACTGA
- a CDS encoding NTP transferase domain-containing protein — MPEKPRTGVILAAGFGSRLRGVSSETSLKPLTPVAGRPLLLRTLDSLAVAGCRRAVVVLGHGAEDVRDAVRAAYDGPLELSFAFNPHYELKNGVSVLAARPFVEGTFLLTMADHVFGDEVMALSGGHTPAPGGATLLVDYKLDAIFDMDDATKVLEREGRVVDIGKAIPEYNCIDTGAFVCTEGLLDALEAVYAAQGDASLSDGVARLAAEGRMYVLDIGDGFWQDVDTPAMLRHAETILEQRERIGVDG; from the coding sequence ATGCCGGAGAAACCACGCACGGGCGTCATCCTGGCGGCGGGCTTCGGCTCGCGCCTGCGGGGCGTCTCAAGCGAGACATCGCTCAAGCCGCTCACGCCGGTGGCGGGGCGCCCTCTGCTCCTGCGCACGCTCGACAGCCTGGCCGTGGCCGGCTGCCGGCGAGCTGTCGTCGTCCTGGGTCACGGCGCAGAGGACGTGCGGGACGCCGTCCGGGCCGCCTACGACGGCCCCCTCGAACTGTCGTTCGCCTTCAACCCGCACTATGAGTTGAAGAACGGTGTCTCGGTGCTGGCGGCCCGCCCGTTCGTCGAGGGCACGTTCCTGCTCACCATGGCCGACCACGTCTTCGGGGACGAGGTGATGGCGCTGTCCGGCGGCCACACGCCCGCTCCGGGCGGGGCCACGCTGCTGGTCGATTACAAGCTCGACGCCATCTTCGACATGGACGACGCCACGAAGGTCCTCGAACGGGAGGGCCGCGTCGTGGACATCGGCAAGGCGATCCCGGAATACAACTGCATCGACACCGGGGCCTTCGTCTGCACCGAAGGGCTCCTGGATGCCCTCGAAGCCGTCTATGCCGCGCAGGGGGATGCCTCCCTCTCGGACGGCGTCGCCCGCCTGGCCGCCGAAGGCCGGATGTACGTGCTCGACATCGGCGACGGCTTCTGGCAGGATGTGGACACCCCGGCCATGCTCCGCCACGCCGAAACCATTCTCGAACAGCGGGAGCGGATCGGGGTGGACGGGTAA
- the msrB gene encoding peptide-methionine (R)-S-oxide reductase MsrB, whose translation MDKVRKSDAEWRALLDEETYRITRQKGTERAFTGRYWDHKEKGLYRCACCGAPLFDSRTKYDSGSGWPSFYAPVAPERVATAEDHSLWMRRTEVLCARCDAHLGHVFDDGPAPTGLRYCINSAALRFEPEDGSGEAA comes from the coding sequence ATGGACAAAGTGCGCAAGTCGGATGCGGAGTGGCGGGCGCTCCTCGATGAGGAGACGTACCGCATTACCCGGCAGAAGGGCACCGAGCGGGCCTTCACCGGGCGGTACTGGGACCACAAGGAGAAGGGGCTGTACCGCTGCGCGTGCTGCGGGGCACCGCTCTTCGACAGCCGAACGAAGTACGACTCCGGCAGCGGCTGGCCGAGTTTCTACGCGCCCGTGGCGCCCGAGCGCGTGGCCACGGCGGAGGACCACAGCCTCTGGATGCGGCGCACGGAGGTACTCTGCGCCCGGTGTGACGCCCACCTGGGCCACGTCTTCGACGACGGCCCGGCGCCGACGGGGCTGCGCTACTGCATCAACTCGGCCGCCCTCCGCTTCGAGCCGGAAGACGGATCCGGCGAGGCCGCCTGA
- a CDS encoding OsmC family protein, with product MPVRTAEAVWEGDLPSGKGTMKFGGGAFEGAYSFASRFEEGTGTNPEELIAAAHAGCFSMALSHGLAQAGHPPRRVHTTARVHLQKHPEGGFHIPKIELHTEADVPGIDEATFREKAEAAKKGCPVSKVLAGAEIVLDARLTG from the coding sequence ATGCCTGTTCGCACAGCCGAAGCCGTCTGGGAAGGCGACCTGCCTTCCGGAAAAGGAACCATGAAATTCGGCGGCGGCGCCTTCGAGGGTGCCTATTCGTTCGCCTCCCGCTTCGAGGAAGGCACGGGCACCAATCCCGAGGAACTGATCGCCGCGGCCCACGCTGGCTGCTTCTCGATGGCGCTCTCGCACGGGCTCGCCCAGGCCGGCCACCCGCCCCGCCGTGTCCATACGACCGCCCGGGTCCACCTGCAAAAGCACCCCGAGGGCGGCTTCCACATCCCGAAGATCGAGCTGCACACCGAGGCCGACGTGCCGGGCATCGACGAGGCGACGTTCCGCGAGAAAGCCGAAGCCGCCAAGAAAGGTTGTCCTGTCTCGAAGGTGCTCGCCGGCGCGGAGATCGTCCTCGACGCCCGGCTCACCGGCTGA
- a CDS encoding aspartyl/asparaginyl beta-hydroxylase domain-containing protein → MRLAFRLVQWLERIIVKYSPHGNATFFDPDEFPWARHLEANWQVIRKELDAVLEHQEALPNFQDISKDQRSITRDDKWKTFFLYGYGYKSEANAARCPETTRLVESVPGMLTAFFSILAPGKHIPAHRGPYKGVLRYHLGLLVPEPKEKCRIRVGDDVRHWEEGKGLLFDDTHDHEVWNETDGTRVVLFMDVERPLRFPASWLNKLIIKLIKYSPVVQSARKNEQKWEMSFEDVMNRAR, encoded by the coding sequence ATGCGTCTGGCCTTCCGCCTGGTGCAGTGGCTCGAGCGCATCATTGTCAAGTACTCTCCCCACGGCAACGCCACCTTCTTCGACCCGGACGAATTTCCCTGGGCCCGGCATCTGGAGGCCAACTGGCAGGTGATCCGGAAGGAGCTCGACGCCGTTCTCGAACACCAGGAGGCCCTTCCCAACTTTCAGGACATCTCGAAGGACCAGCGCTCCATCACCCGGGACGACAAGTGGAAGACGTTCTTTCTCTACGGCTACGGGTACAAATCCGAGGCGAATGCGGCCCGTTGCCCGGAGACGACGCGCCTCGTCGAGAGCGTGCCGGGCATGCTGACGGCGTTCTTCTCGATCCTGGCGCCCGGCAAGCACATCCCGGCGCACCGGGGGCCGTACAAGGGCGTCCTGCGCTACCATCTGGGCCTGCTCGTGCCGGAGCCGAAGGAGAAGTGCCGCATCCGCGTCGGCGACGACGTCCGGCACTGGGAGGAGGGCAAGGGACTCCTCTTCGACGACACGCACGACCACGAGGTGTGGAACGAGACCGACGGCACCCGCGTGGTGCTCTTCATGGACGTCGAGCGCCCGCTCCGCTTCCCGGCGTCCTGGCTGAACAAGCTCATCATCAAGCTCATCAAGTACTCGCCCGTCGTGCAGTCCGCCCGGAAGAACGAGCAGAAGTGGGAGATGAGCTTCGAGGACGTGATGAACCGGGCCCGCTGA
- a CDS encoding homogentisate 1,2-dioxygenase, which yields MPYYFRLGAIPHKRHTQFRKPDGSLYSEEVIGAEGFSGIASIAYHLHPPTVVERIADPIPFAPDYTDLDTLRHRHIKGFEVESSGDWLTARRYIMGNEDVRLALAEPTAEMDYFYRNAVADEVVFIHDGEGVLESPFGRLEFSQGDYVHVPRTITHRWRFKPGIRNRVLIIESFSEVRFPKRYRNEFGQLLEHSPFCERDIRPPSELITIDEEGAFEVRIAKHGYLHRLFYRYHPFDYVGWDGYMYPYALSIHDFEPITGRIHQPPPVHQTFAGRNFVICSFVPRLFDYHPEAIPAPYNHSNIDSDEVLYYAEGDFMSRRGIERGSFTLHPGGIAHGPHPGTVEASIGKERTEELAVMVDTFRPLRLTKTAVAHEDVDYIFSWKPERHAAPTNGR from the coding sequence ATGCCCTACTACTTCCGACTCGGCGCCATCCCGCACAAGCGGCATACCCAGTTCCGCAAACCCGACGGGAGCCTCTACAGCGAAGAGGTGATCGGCGCGGAGGGCTTCAGCGGCATCGCCTCCATCGCCTACCACCTCCACCCGCCCACCGTCGTCGAGCGCATCGCGGACCCGATCCCCTTCGCCCCGGATTATACCGACCTGGACACCCTCCGCCACCGCCATATCAAGGGGTTCGAGGTCGAGAGCAGCGGGGACTGGCTCACCGCCCGGCGCTACATCATGGGCAACGAGGACGTGCGCCTGGCCCTGGCCGAACCCACGGCGGAGATGGACTACTTCTACCGCAACGCCGTCGCGGACGAGGTCGTCTTCATCCACGACGGCGAGGGGGTGCTCGAGAGCCCCTTCGGCCGGCTCGAATTCTCGCAGGGCGACTACGTGCACGTCCCGCGCACGATCACGCACCGCTGGCGGTTCAAACCCGGCATCCGCAACCGGGTGCTCATCATCGAGAGCTTCTCGGAGGTACGCTTCCCGAAACGCTACCGGAACGAGTTCGGCCAGCTCCTCGAGCACAGCCCCTTCTGCGAGCGGGACATCCGCCCGCCCTCGGAGCTCATCACCATCGACGAGGAAGGGGCGTTCGAAGTCCGCATCGCCAAGCACGGCTACCTGCACCGGCTCTTCTACCGGTATCACCCGTTCGACTACGTCGGCTGGGACGGCTACATGTATCCGTACGCCCTTTCGATCCACGACTTCGAGCCCATCACCGGCCGCATTCACCAGCCGCCGCCGGTCCACCAGACCTTCGCCGGGCGCAACTTCGTCATCTGCTCCTTCGTCCCCCGCCTGTTCGACTACCACCCCGAGGCCATCCCGGCCCCCTACAATCACTCGAACATCGACTCGGACGAAGTGCTCTACTACGCCGAAGGAGACTTCATGAGCCGGCGCGGCATCGAGCGAGGCTCGTTCACCCTGCACCCCGGCGGCATCGCGCACGGGCCGCACCCCGGCACCGTCGAGGCGTCCATCGGGAAAGAGCGCACCGAGGAACTGGCCGTCATGGTGGACACGTTCCGCCCCCTCCGGCTGACGAAAACGGCCGTCGCCCACGAGGACGTGGACTACATCTTCTCCTGGAAACCCGAACGCCACGCCGCCCCGACGAACGGACGTTGA
- the hppD gene encoding 4-hydroxyphenylpyruvate dioxygenase, with protein sequence MAETPVLSPAHRPSEVDFLPINGTDYIEFYVGNAKQAAYYYQSAFGFQIIGYRGLETGHREAASYLLQQGKIRFVLTAPLTADSSIAEHVRRHGDGIRDIALWVDDARYAFEETVRRGARPVREPEVLEDAHGRIVVAAIATYGDTIHSFVERRDYHGLFMPGFEPWNNPHWRPEPVGLKYVDHCVGNVRLGEMNRYVDFYARVMGFKNLISFDDKDISTEYSALMSKVMANGNERIKFPINEPAPGRRKSQIEEYLEYYGGPGVQHVAMATDDILATVTALRNRGVEFLYVPTTYYDELQDRVGKIDEPVDRLQELGILVDRDDEGYLLQIFTRPVEDRPTLFYEIIQRKGARSFGKGNFKALFEAIEREQARRGNL encoded by the coding sequence ATGGCCGAAACGCCCGTCCTCTCCCCCGCTCATCGCCCCTCCGAAGTCGACTTTCTCCCGATCAACGGGACCGACTACATCGAGTTCTATGTGGGCAACGCGAAGCAGGCCGCCTACTACTACCAGAGTGCCTTCGGTTTTCAGATCATCGGCTACCGGGGGCTGGAGACCGGCCACCGGGAGGCGGCCAGCTACCTGCTCCAGCAGGGCAAGATCCGCTTCGTGCTCACGGCCCCGCTGACGGCGGATTCATCCATCGCCGAGCACGTCCGCCGCCACGGCGACGGCATCCGGGACATTGCGCTGTGGGTCGACGACGCCCGGTACGCCTTCGAGGAAACAGTCCGGCGCGGTGCCCGGCCCGTGCGGGAGCCCGAGGTGCTCGAAGACGCGCACGGCCGCATCGTCGTCGCGGCCATCGCCACCTACGGCGACACGATCCACTCCTTCGTCGAACGGCGGGACTACCACGGCCTCTTCATGCCCGGCTTCGAGCCCTGGAACAACCCGCACTGGCGCCCCGAACCGGTCGGGCTCAAGTACGTCGACCACTGCGTCGGCAACGTCCGCCTCGGCGAGATGAACCGGTACGTCGACTTCTACGCCCGCGTGATGGGCTTCAAGAACCTGATCTCGTTCGACGACAAGGACATCTCGACCGAGTACTCGGCCCTGATGTCGAAAGTGATGGCCAACGGCAACGAACGGATCAAATTCCCGATCAACGAACCGGCACCGGGACGGAGAAAAAGCCAGATCGAGGAGTATCTCGAGTATTACGGCGGCCCGGGCGTGCAGCACGTGGCCATGGCCACGGACGACATCCTCGCGACGGTCACGGCCCTGCGCAACCGGGGCGTCGAGTTCCTCTACGTCCCGACCACGTATTACGACGAGTTGCAGGACCGCGTCGGCAAGATCGACGAGCCGGTGGACCGCCTGCAGGAGCTGGGCATCCTCGTCGACCGGGACGACGAGGGCTACCTGCTTCAGATCTTCACCCGGCCCGTCGAGGACCGCCCGACCCTCTTTTACGAGATCATCCAGCGCAAGGGCGCGCGCAGCTTCGGCAAGGGCAACTTCAAGGCGCTCTTCGAAGCCATCGAGCGCGAACAGGCCCGGCGCGGCAACCTCTGA
- a CDS encoding NUDIX hydrolase codes for MRPWHVLHSRYLLRRWWMNLRVDHVRLPDGTELPEFHVVEYPDWACVVCFTEEGRLVMVEQYRHGIRRACLEFPAGAVDPGEEPLQAARRELLEETGYAADDWIGLGRCAPEPSKHTNYAHLYVARAARPVRAPAGDASEDLRVCLLEPEDVLRRVETGDLVHGIHLAALFWARSLGLFPG; via the coding sequence ATGCGACCCTGGCACGTCTTGCACAGCCGTTACCTGCTTCGCCGCTGGTGGATGAACCTGCGCGTGGACCATGTCCGCCTGCCCGACGGCACGGAACTGCCCGAGTTTCACGTGGTCGAGTACCCGGACTGGGCCTGTGTGGTGTGCTTCACCGAGGAGGGACGGCTCGTGATGGTGGAGCAGTACCGGCACGGGATCCGGCGTGCCTGCCTGGAGTTTCCTGCCGGGGCCGTCGATCCGGGAGAGGAGCCGTTGCAGGCGGCCCGGCGCGAGCTGCTGGAAGAGACGGGCTACGCCGCCGACGACTGGATCGGCCTGGGGCGATGTGCGCCCGAACCCAGCAAGCATACGAACTACGCACACCTGTATGTGGCCCGCGCGGCCCGGCCGGTCCGGGCTCCCGCCGGCGACGCAAGCGAAGACCTGCGGGTGTGCCTGCTCGAACCGGAGGACGTCCTCCGCCGCGTGGAGACGGGCGACCTCGTCCACGGGATCCACCTGGCCGCCCTTTTCTGGGCCCGGTCGCTGGGCCTCTTTCCCGGATGA
- a CDS encoding MOSC domain-containing protein: protein MNQGSYHRGTVADLVAALDAIVWSPEGVVAGLFETPRSGRHLARPEVVVVAGKGFAGDHPRKSFYRGAYVPGREVSAVSLEVLRVLGVDPAVVGDNLITAGLDLRVLEPGDVLAVGEEVRLRRSDRPHQVCTVFRDRTSPEAFAAIGQGRYRGALFVVERGGRIRLGDPIRRCGSGMPRPA, encoded by the coding sequence GTGAATCAAGGATCATACCACCGTGGAACGGTTGCCGACCTGGTGGCGGCGCTCGACGCGATCGTGTGGAGTCCGGAGGGGGTTGTCGCCGGGTTGTTCGAGACCCCGCGTTCGGGACGGCATCTGGCCCGCCCGGAAGTGGTGGTGGTGGCGGGCAAGGGGTTCGCCGGGGATCACCCGCGCAAGTCGTTCTACCGGGGGGCCTACGTGCCGGGCCGGGAGGTGTCGGCGGTGAGCCTGGAGGTGCTCCGCGTGCTCGGCGTCGATCCGGCGGTCGTGGGGGACAACCTCATCACCGCAGGACTCGACCTGCGGGTGCTGGAGCCGGGCGACGTGCTCGCCGTGGGGGAGGAGGTGCGGTTGCGGCGCAGCGACCGCCCGCACCAGGTATGTACCGTCTTCCGGGATCGCACCAGTCCCGAGGCTTTCGCCGCCATCGGGCAGGGGCGCTACCGGGGCGCGCTGTTTGTCGTCGAACGGGGCGGCCGCATCCGTCTCGGCGATCCGATCCGCCGGTGTGGATCCGGCATGCCGCGCCCCGCCTGA
- a CDS encoding gamma-glutamyl-gamma-aminobutyrate hydrolase family protein has translation MDIRIGITTSFEQEEQRLHRAYVRAIEAAGALPLIVPLLETDAAVEAFADLLDGLVITGGPAITDGLIGTRPDDLDPTDPERLRNDRRILAAFRRTRKPVLGICYGMQLLNAEAGGTIYADVQHQVEGALVHSSVRGGTFHPVVLQPGTHLHRLFGQDQLTVNTRHIQAIAAVGAGFRVAATAPDGVIEAIESEDGLLLGVQFHPERMAETMRPLFHHLVTQARLQKQTVRP, from the coding sequence ATGGACATCCGCATCGGGATCACCACGTCTTTCGAGCAAGAGGAACAGCGCCTGCACCGCGCCTACGTGCGGGCCATCGAGGCGGCCGGTGCCCTCCCGCTGATCGTCCCTCTGCTGGAGACGGATGCGGCCGTCGAGGCGTTCGCGGACCTGCTCGACGGCCTCGTGATCACCGGCGGACCGGCCATCACCGACGGGCTGATCGGCACCCGCCCCGACGACCTGGACCCGACGGATCCCGAGCGCCTGCGCAACGACCGGCGGATCCTGGCGGCGTTCCGGCGCACCCGCAAGCCGGTGCTCGGCATCTGCTACGGCATGCAACTGCTCAACGCCGAGGCCGGTGGCACCATCTACGCCGACGTGCAACACCAGGTCGAAGGCGCCCTCGTCCATTCGTCCGTGCGCGGGGGCACCTTTCACCCGGTGGTCCTGCAGCCCGGCACCCACCTGCACCGGCTCTTCGGGCAGGATCAGCTGACGGTGAACACGCGTCACATCCAGGCCATTGCCGCCGTCGGTGCCGGCTTCCGCGTGGCCGCCACCGCCCCGGACGGCGTCATCGAAGCCATCGAGAGCGAGGACGGCCTGCTCCTCGGCGTGCAGTTCCATCCCGAACGCATGGCCGAAACCATGCGCCCGCTGTTCCACCATCTCGTGACGCAGGCCCGCCTGCAAAAACAGACCGTCCGGCCGTGA
- a CDS encoding arsenate reductase ArsC, whose protein sequence is MSRERVLFVCTHNSARSQMAEGLLRALHGDRYEVYSAGTVATRVHPLAIEVMREIGIDISGHRSEHLDVYAGEPMDYVVTVCDAARESCPYFPARKRILHHSFPDPSAVEGTEEERRAAFRQVRDAIRDWLETTFAENARTAAQRA, encoded by the coding sequence ATGTCCAGAGAACGCGTCCTTTTCGTCTGCACGCACAATTCCGCCCGCTCCCAGATGGCCGAGGGGTTACTTCGCGCCCTGCACGGCGACCGCTACGAGGTCTACAGCGCCGGCACCGTGGCCACGCGCGTGCACCCGCTGGCCATCGAGGTGATGCGTGAAATCGGCATCGACATCTCGGGGCACCGGTCCGAGCACCTCGACGTCTATGCCGGCGAGCCCATGGACTATGTGGTGACCGTATGCGATGCGGCCCGTGAAAGCTGCCCGTATTTTCCGGCCCGCAAACGGATCCTGCACCACAGCTTCCCCGATCCTTCGGCCGTGGAGGGTACCGAGGAAGAGCGGCGGGCGGCCTTCCGCCAGGTACGCGACGCCATCCGGGACTGGCTGGAGACGACGTTCGCCGAAAACGCACGCACAGCCGCTCAACGCGCCTGA
- a CDS encoding SDR family oxidoreductase, which yields MADLRGKTLFITGASRGIGKAIALRAARDGANVVIAAKTAEPHPKLPGTIYTAAEEVEAAGGRALPLVVDIRFEDQIRAAVDRAVEAFGGLDILVNNASAIYLAGTLETPLKRFDLMYQVNVRGTFACSQACLPYLKAAANPHILNISPPLNMEPRWFAPHVAYTISKYGMSLCVLGMAEEFRPDGIAVNALWPKTMIATAAVRNLLGGEAAIRHARKPAIVGEAAHRVLTQDSRSCTGRFLIDEDVLREAGVEDFSGYAVDPDCEPMPDLFL from the coding sequence ATGGCGGATCTGCGTGGCAAGACGCTGTTCATCACCGGGGCGAGCCGGGGGATCGGGAAGGCCATCGCCCTGCGTGCCGCGCGGGATGGTGCCAACGTTGTCATTGCAGCCAAGACGGCCGAACCCCATCCGAAGCTGCCGGGGACCATCTACACGGCGGCGGAGGAGGTGGAGGCGGCCGGCGGCCGGGCCCTGCCGCTCGTGGTCGACATCCGTTTCGAGGACCAGATCCGTGCAGCCGTCGACCGGGCCGTCGAGGCGTTCGGTGGCCTCGATATCCTGGTCAACAACGCGAGCGCCATCTACCTGGCCGGAACGCTGGAGACGCCGCTGAAACGTTTCGACCTCATGTATCAGGTGAACGTGCGGGGCACCTTTGCCTGCTCACAGGCGTGCCTGCCGTACCTGAAGGCGGCCGCCAACCCGCATATCCTCAACATTTCGCCGCCGTTGAACATGGAGCCCCGGTGGTTTGCGCCGCACGTGGCCTATACGATCTCAAAGTACGGCATGAGCCTGTGCGTGCTCGGGATGGCCGAGGAGTTCCGTCCCGACGGCATCGCCGTGAACGCCCTGTGGCCGAAGACGATGATCGCGACGGCCGCCGTGCGCAACCTCCTCGGCGGCGAGGCGGCGATCCGTCACGCCCGCAAGCCGGCCATCGTGGGCGAGGCGGCGCATCGCGTGCTCACGCAGGATAGCCGCTCCTGTACCGGCCGGTTTCTCATCGACGAAGACGTCCTGCGCGAAGCCGGCGTCGAAGACTTTTCGGGCTATGCCGTGGATCCGGACTGCGAGCCGATGCCCGACCTTTTCCTTTAA
- a CDS encoding acyl carrier protein, with amino-acid sequence MAPQIGEIRAAVKDYILDEFLPGEDPDALTSDTPLITGGILDSIATVKLVGFLEDRFGVRFHAHEMSADYLDTLDDIANVVASKM; translated from the coding sequence ATGGCCCCACAGATCGGAGAGATCAGAGCCGCCGTCAAAGACTACATCCTCGACGAGTTTCTGCCGGGGGAGGACCCCGACGCCCTCACCAGCGATACCCCGCTCATTACCGGCGGTATCCTCGATTCCATCGCTACGGTGAAACTCGTCGGCTTTCTGGAAGATCGTTTCGGTGTGCGGTTCCACGCCCATGAGATGAGCGCCGACTACCTCGACACCCTGGACGACATCGCAAACGTCGTCGCCTCGAAAATGTAA